From Dethiosulfovibrio salsuginis, one genomic window encodes:
- the tsaD gene encoding tRNA (adenosine(37)-N6)-threonylcarbamoyltransferase complex transferase subunit TsaD, with protein sequence MSERGFLTLALESSCDDTAVAILEGQRTIRSSVISSQIDSHSPFGGVVPEFASRMHLEAVLPLLDRALLEAGISDPKRDIDLLAVTSGPGLMGSLLVGVMAMKGLAQGWGKPILGVNHLEGHIFANVVNHPDLDPPFLAMIVSGGHTEVVLVKELGDYRVIGETRDDAAGEAYDKVAKLLGLGYPGGPIIDKLALTGNERAFDFPVPLRSSEKVEFSFSGLKTSVLSQVEKLRKNGQPLPLEDLCASFQRAVAQSLVSKLHIAVSLTGVRKVAVSGGVGANSYLRKKLLTQTAWKAYLPDPFYCTDNGVMIAGAAYHGWNRGRRSDLELSPSPSWRITDGV encoded by the coding sequence TTGAGTGAGAGAGGATTTTTGACCCTCGCTCTGGAGAGTAGTTGTGACGATACAGCGGTGGCTATCCTCGAAGGGCAACGGACCATCAGGTCCTCGGTTATCTCCAGTCAGATAGATAGCCACTCACCCTTTGGCGGTGTAGTGCCTGAATTTGCCTCCAGGATGCATCTGGAGGCGGTTTTGCCCCTCTTGGACAGGGCCCTTCTAGAGGCAGGTATATCCGATCCTAAAAGGGACATCGATTTGCTCGCCGTGACCTCTGGCCCTGGATTGATGGGATCTTTGCTCGTTGGAGTCATGGCGATGAAGGGCTTGGCCCAAGGTTGGGGTAAGCCTATTTTAGGGGTTAATCATCTGGAAGGCCATATTTTTGCAAATGTAGTAAACCACCCTGACTTGGATCCTCCCTTTCTGGCTATGATAGTCTCCGGTGGTCACACCGAGGTTGTTTTGGTGAAAGAGCTAGGGGATTATCGGGTAATAGGTGAAACCAGAGACGACGCAGCAGGAGAGGCCTACGATAAAGTGGCTAAATTGTTAGGGCTAGGTTATCCCGGTGGTCCTATCATAGACAAACTGGCTCTCACCGGCAACGAGAGGGCTTTCGATTTTCCTGTCCCTCTTCGCTCGTCGGAAAAGGTGGAGTTTAGCTTTAGCGGGCTGAAAACATCGGTTCTATCCCAGGTCGAGAAACTTAGAAAAAACGGACAACCGCTGCCTTTGGAGGATCTCTGTGCTTCTTTCCAGAGAGCGGTGGCCCAATCCCTCGTCTCAAAGCTCCATATAGCCGTATCCCTTACGGGGGTGAGGAAGGTCGCCGTCTCAGGGGGAGTAGGAGCGAACTCCTATCTGAGGAAAAAACTATTGACCCAAACCGCATGGAAAGCCTATCTTCCCGACCCCTTCTACTGCACCGATAACGGGGTCATGATAGCTGGGGCCGCCTACCATGGCTGGAACAGAGGCCGTCGTTCCGATCTAGAGTTATCGCCCTCTCCGTCTTGGAGAATCACCGATGGGGTTTGA
- the groES gene encoding co-chaperone GroES produces MNLKPLADRIVVKVVTSEEKTKGGLYLPDTAKEKPQEGEVVAVGSGKVLENGQKLPLELKVGDRIIFSKYAGTEVKIDGDEYVIFSERDVLAIIEK; encoded by the coding sequence GTGAATCTCAAACCCCTTGCGGATCGTATCGTAGTCAAAGTGGTTACCAGCGAGGAGAAGACCAAAGGCGGTCTCTATCTCCCCGACACGGCCAAGGAAAAGCCCCAGGAGGGCGAAGTGGTCGCGGTCGGTAGCGGAAAAGTCCTTGAAAACGGACAGAAGCTTCCTCTTGAGCTCAAAGTCGGTGATCGTATAATTTTCAGCAAATACGCTGGAACAGAGGTAAAGATCGACGGCGATGAGTACGTGATATTCAGCGAGAGAGATGTTCTCGCGATAATTGAGAAGTAG
- a CDS encoding hydrogenase maturation protease, producing MFVIKAKTMVWGIGNELYGDDQVGIAACRYLLEMDLEETLDVFCCYTVPGNYVSKVGKHRPNRLIIVDASDMGLAPGEFRRFSLGEIQDVSFTNHDMPINLMLEPYQDITTIVGIQPKRVELGAPMTSLLEKTALTVARIILEGKLEEIPAL from the coding sequence GTGTTCGTCATAAAAGCTAAAACCATGGTATGGGGAATCGGCAACGAGCTTTACGGAGATGATCAAGTCGGCATAGCTGCCTGCCGCTATCTCCTCGAGATGGACCTCGAGGAAACGTTAGACGTTTTCTGCTGTTATACCGTACCGGGAAATTACGTATCTAAGGTCGGGAAACACCGTCCAAACCGGTTGATAATCGTGGATGCCTCGGACATGGGGCTCGCTCCAGGAGAGTTTCGCAGGTTCTCATTGGGCGAGATACAGGATGTTTCCTTCACAAATCACGATATGCCGATAAACCTGATGTTGGAGCCTTATCAGGACATAACCACCATAGTTGGAATACAGCCAAAGAGGGTCGAACTAGGAGCCCCTATGACATCACTGCTAGAAAAAACCGCCCTTACCGTGGCGAGAATAATCCTTGAGGGAAAGCTGGAGGAAATACCGGCTCTATAA
- the lptB gene encoding LPS export ABC transporter ATP-binding protein: MANVDKEGKILRAEGLTKSYKKRTVVSGVSLNLPMGEIVGLLGPNGAGKTTSFYMIVGLIRPDSGKVYLEDVDITDLAVYRRARIGIGYLPQESSVFKSLTVRENIELVLEGRGISKGERVDISDRLIEDLGLQRLVGVGGYALSGGERRRLEIARCLAIMPDFIFLDEPFSGIDPIAVYDIQQIVLSLRDKGYGIMITDHNVRDTLAITDRTYLIHRGEIVIEGTADEVAHSEVARKFYLGERFTW, translated from the coding sequence ATGGCTAACGTAGACAAAGAAGGAAAGATTCTGAGGGCAGAGGGGCTGACCAAAAGCTACAAAAAAAGGACAGTAGTATCCGGTGTCAGCCTCAACCTCCCTATGGGAGAGATAGTAGGGCTTTTAGGACCGAACGGGGCGGGTAAAACCACCAGCTTTTACATGATAGTCGGTTTGATCCGCCCTGATTCTGGAAAGGTCTACCTGGAGGACGTGGATATCACCGACCTAGCGGTCTACCGGAGAGCGAGGATCGGAATTGGATACCTTCCTCAGGAGAGCTCCGTGTTTAAAAGCCTCACTGTGAGGGAGAATATAGAGCTAGTCCTCGAGGGCAGAGGTATTTCAAAAGGGGAAAGAGTGGATATCTCCGATAGACTTATAGAGGATCTAGGACTCCAAAGACTGGTCGGAGTGGGAGGATACGCCCTTAGCGGCGGAGAGAGGCGACGTCTGGAGATAGCCCGATGCCTGGCGATAATGCCCGACTTTATATTTCTGGACGAGCCCTTCAGCGGAATAGATCCTATCGCGGTCTACGATATCCAGCAGATAGTCCTAAGTCTGAGGGATAAAGGCTACGGAATAATGATAACCGACCATAACGTAAGGGATACTCTGGCCATAACCGACAGAACCTACCTTATACATAGAGGGGAGATCGTCATAGAGGGAACTGCAGACGAGGTCGCCCACAGCGAGGTCGCCAGGAAATTCTATCTTGGTGAGAGGTTCACCTGGTGA
- the murJ gene encoding murein biosynthesis integral membrane protein MurJ, whose translation MVRNAMTMMAGTLASRILGLVREIITAAIFGASRSLDAFYVAYTLANLARQLLAEGALSAAFVPIFARALDEKGSDRARDLAKQASGALIGACIVVVSLGIFFTPWLVDVMAPGFDGEKAELAIKLTRWLFPFLMMVSLAALAMGVLNSMDRFFVPAVAPALSNLAYITVVVLFASRADVALLVWAVMIGGFLQMALQLFAAHREGVSLVPSLPKRDDPELKKMILLFLPYAAGLSLNQVNPVISRIMGSFLQDGAISVLTYANRVIQLPLGLIVIAISQAVLPELSRCVVEGNDVFRDTVRDSVRFALFAILPITLGACMVSDSVINVLFYRGAFDQWAWKATSEALFMYALGLPGMACSTVIMRALYAKGLSRSAVIVTSSSVVFNLILSYSMMKWIGFSGLALAPSVAFTISAAVGIYLLSLRIGGPIGLFGFSWVSKMAISGVVLFLSVRAFELLWPFPSQASLAIRSGWIGLIFISGMTSYGIITYGLRCGEWEWIKGAFRAKRKSR comes from the coding sequence ATGGTTCGTAACGCAATGACCATGATGGCAGGCACTCTGGCCAGTAGGATCCTGGGGTTGGTCAGAGAAATAATAACCGCCGCCATATTTGGGGCATCCAGATCCCTTGACGCCTTTTACGTCGCCTACACTCTGGCAAACCTAGCGAGGCAGCTTTTAGCTGAAGGGGCTCTGTCCGCCGCCTTCGTACCTATCTTTGCTCGGGCTCTGGACGAAAAAGGATCGGACAGAGCGAGAGATCTGGCGAAACAGGCCTCTGGAGCCCTTATCGGGGCCTGCATTGTGGTTGTCTCTTTAGGGATATTCTTTACCCCCTGGCTGGTTGACGTAATGGCCCCCGGTTTCGACGGGGAAAAGGCGGAGCTTGCGATAAAGCTCACCCGTTGGCTTTTCCCCTTTCTCATGATGGTATCCTTAGCTGCTCTCGCTATGGGAGTCCTGAACAGTATGGACCGATTTTTCGTGCCAGCGGTGGCTCCAGCCCTATCGAACCTCGCGTATATTACGGTCGTGGTTCTGTTTGCGTCAAGGGCGGATGTGGCGTTGCTGGTATGGGCTGTTATGATTGGCGGGTTTCTCCAGATGGCGTTACAGCTTTTTGCCGCTCATAGGGAGGGAGTTTCCCTTGTCCCATCTCTGCCTAAGAGGGACGATCCAGAGCTGAAAAAGATGATCCTCCTCTTTCTTCCATACGCCGCCGGTCTCTCTCTGAACCAGGTAAACCCTGTCATAAGCAGGATAATGGGGTCCTTCCTGCAGGATGGAGCTATCTCCGTCCTGACCTACGCTAACAGGGTAATTCAGCTGCCTTTAGGGCTTATAGTGATAGCCATATCCCAGGCGGTTCTTCCCGAGTTGTCGAGGTGCGTGGTTGAAGGAAACGATGTTTTCAGGGATACCGTCAGAGACTCCGTCCGTTTTGCCCTTTTCGCTATTTTGCCGATTACCTTAGGGGCCTGTATGGTCTCTGATTCTGTGATAAACGTCCTCTTTTACCGAGGAGCTTTCGATCAATGGGCCTGGAAAGCCACGTCAGAGGCTCTCTTCATGTACGCCCTTGGGCTACCTGGTATGGCCTGCTCTACTGTGATAATGAGAGCCCTTTACGCAAAGGGATTATCCAGAAGCGCTGTTATCGTCACGTCAAGTAGCGTTGTTTTTAATTTAATATTGAGCTACTCTATGATGAAGTGGATAGGCTTCTCCGGGCTTGCCTTAGCTCCCTCCGTGGCCTTTACCATCTCTGCTGCGGTCGGGATATACCTTCTTAGTCTTCGTATTGGTGGCCCGATTGGACTGTTTGGCTTTTCCTGGGTTTCAAAAATGGCCATATCCGGGGTCGTTCTATTCCTATCGGTGAGAGCGTTTGAACTCCTTTGGCCTTTCCCCTCGCAGGCGTCTTTAGCTATCCGATCTGGATGGATTGGGCTTATTTTTATCTCTGGGATGACCTCCTATGGGATTATAACCTATGGGTTGAGATGCGGTGAATGGGAATGGATAAAAGGGGCCTTTAGAGCAAAAAGAAAGAGCAGGTGA
- the groL gene encoding chaperonin GroEL (60 kDa chaperone family; promotes refolding of misfolded polypeptides especially under stressful conditions; forms two stacked rings of heptamers to form a barrel-shaped 14mer; ends can be capped by GroES; misfolded proteins enter the barrel where they are refolded when GroES binds), with protein sequence MAKILSFGEEARRSMERGINKVADTVGVTLGPKGRNVVLEKKFGSPTITNDGVTIAKEIELDDPYENMGAQLVKEVASKTNDVAGDGTTTATVLARDIIHEGMKNVAAGANGIFLRIGIEKAVDFVTEELKKKSIQVKGKEEISQVASISANDSVVGNLIAEAMEKVGEDGVITVEDSQTMGTTLETVEGLQFDKGYISPYMVTDPERMEAALEDAYILAYDGKIGNIKDVLPILEKVVQTGKPLLILAEDVEGEALATLVVNKLRGTMQVAAVKAPGFGERRKAMLQDIAIVTGGEVITSDLGEKLENVELSKLGRAKKIRVTKEETTIVEGAGNPDDIRKRAAQIRRELEESTSDYDKEKLQERLAKLVGGVAVIQVGSATETEQKELKLRIDDALAATRAAVEEGIVAGGGVALVSCIDALAKEIEGFAGDVKTGANLVLKSLSSPLHLIASNAGLQGDVVVEKVRGIEEGFGLNAATGEYVNMIKAGIIDPVKVTRSALENAASVAKMVLTTEVLVADKKEEKGSDPAAGMGGMGGMGGMGGMY encoded by the coding sequence ATGGCAAAAATTCTTTCCTTTGGTGAAGAAGCCCGTCGCTCTATGGAGCGTGGTATCAATAAAGTCGCCGACACCGTAGGTGTCACCCTTGGACCTAAGGGGCGCAACGTAGTTCTCGAGAAGAAGTTTGGCTCTCCCACCATAACCAACGACGGTGTGACCATAGCCAAAGAGATCGAGCTTGACGACCCTTACGAGAACATGGGGGCTCAGCTGGTCAAGGAAGTAGCCTCCAAGACCAACGACGTAGCGGGAGACGGAACCACCACCGCCACAGTTCTCGCCAGAGATATCATCCACGAGGGAATGAAGAACGTCGCCGCCGGCGCTAACGGTATTTTCCTCCGTATAGGCATCGAGAAGGCCGTCGATTTCGTGACCGAAGAGCTCAAGAAGAAGTCCATTCAGGTCAAAGGCAAAGAGGAGATCAGCCAGGTCGCCTCTATCTCCGCCAACGACAGCGTCGTGGGCAACCTCATAGCCGAGGCCATGGAGAAGGTCGGTGAGGACGGAGTTATCACCGTCGAGGACAGCCAGACCATGGGCACCACCCTTGAGACCGTCGAGGGACTTCAGTTCGACAAGGGCTACATCAGTCCCTACATGGTCACCGACCCAGAGCGTATGGAGGCAGCCCTTGAGGACGCCTACATCCTCGCCTACGACGGAAAGATCGGCAACATCAAAGACGTTCTTCCCATCCTCGAGAAGGTCGTTCAGACCGGCAAGCCCCTCCTTATCCTCGCAGAGGACGTAGAAGGTGAAGCCCTTGCTACCTTGGTGGTCAACAAGCTTCGTGGAACCATGCAGGTCGCGGCGGTCAAGGCCCCTGGCTTTGGCGAGCGCCGTAAGGCTATGCTTCAGGATATCGCCATAGTCACCGGCGGAGAGGTGATCACCTCCGACCTCGGCGAGAAGCTGGAGAACGTCGAGCTTTCCAAGCTGGGACGGGCCAAGAAGATAAGGGTCACCAAAGAGGAGACCACCATCGTCGAAGGTGCAGGTAACCCCGATGATATCAGAAAGAGAGCAGCCCAGATCCGTAGGGAGCTTGAGGAGTCTACCTCCGATTACGACAAGGAGAAGCTTCAGGAGCGTCTCGCCAAGTTGGTCGGTGGCGTCGCGGTCATCCAGGTTGGTTCCGCCACCGAGACCGAGCAGAAAGAGCTTAAGCTCAGGATCGATGACGCCCTTGCCGCTACCAGAGCCGCTGTTGAAGAGGGTATCGTCGCCGGTGGTGGCGTCGCCCTGGTCAGCTGCATCGATGCCCTTGCTAAGGAAATCGAGGGCTTTGCCGGTGACGTTAAGACCGGAGCTAACTTAGTCCTTAAGTCCCTTTCTTCACCTCTTCACCTCATCGCCAGCAACGCCGGTCTTCAGGGTGACGTAGTGGTCGAGAAGGTCCGTGGCATCGAGGAGGGCTTTGGCCTGAACGCCGCTACCGGTGAGTACGTGAACATGATAAAAGCGGGGATCATCGATCCTGTCAAGGTCACCAGGAGTGCCCTTGAGAACGCCGCTTCCGTCGCCAAGATGGTCCTCACCACCGAGGTACTGGTTGCCGACAAAAAAGAGGAAAAAGGCAGTGACCCTGCCGCCGGTATGGGCGGCATGGGTGGTATGGGTGGTATGGGTGGTATGTACTAG